In Brevibacillus brevis NBRC 100599, a single genomic region encodes these proteins:
- a CDS encoding RDD family protein: MNEPTYVSGSNREASVVTPEHVMLRFQTAGLGSRATAMLIDTGILFLVNLTVFILFGIVLFGNEDDFSPDSGNYTLAIVLLVTFVINFGYYWLQEAFWGGQTVGKRLVGIRVIRDNGQPATFVSSTIRNLFRIIDAMPTGYFLGALVCFFHPRDKRIGDMVAGTIVVVESGQRSTLFQKKKDKQPNGFDLNHALLVLDERQKQAITREDWQLLSSFISRLSSLSQAKKYELGNLIASILRKKLELVDEQTNKEDPILFLQRLHNQLQNEFQLRK, from the coding sequence ATGAATGAACCGACATACGTCAGTGGGTCAAATCGAGAAGCGTCTGTCGTGACACCCGAGCATGTTATGCTGCGATTTCAGACGGCAGGTTTAGGCAGTCGCGCCACTGCGATGCTGATTGATACAGGAATTTTGTTCCTGGTTAATCTTACTGTATTTATATTGTTTGGTATAGTTTTATTTGGAAATGAAGATGATTTTTCCCCGGATTCTGGCAACTACACGTTGGCCATCGTTCTCCTGGTGACTTTCGTAATAAATTTTGGCTACTATTGGTTACAGGAAGCATTCTGGGGTGGACAGACCGTTGGCAAAAGGCTGGTGGGAATCCGGGTCATCCGTGATAACGGACAGCCTGCGACGTTTGTTTCCTCGACGATCCGGAATCTGTTTCGCATCATTGACGCAATGCCGACTGGTTATTTTCTCGGGGCGCTCGTCTGCTTTTTTCACCCCCGTGATAAGCGAATTGGTGATATGGTAGCGGGCACAATTGTCGTAGTGGAGTCAGGACAGCGATCGACTCTTTTTCAGAAAAAGAAAGACAAACAGCCAAACGGCTTTGATTTGAATCATGCGCTACTCGTGCTTGATGAGCGCCAAAAACAGGCGATTACCCGAGAGGATTGGCAGCTGCTTTCCTCCTTCATTAGCAGATTATCTTCTTTATCTCAAGCGAAAAAATATGAACTTGGGAATCTAATAGCCAGCATCCTACGCAAAAAATTAGAGCTTGTTGACGAACAGACCAACAAGGAAGACCCGATCCTGTTTTTGCAAAGGCTGCACAATCAGCTACAAAACGAATTTCAACTCCGAAAATAA